The following DNA comes from Miscanthus floridulus cultivar M001 chromosome 5, ASM1932011v1, whole genome shotgun sequence.
GAGCAAGCTTGCATTTCTTATTTACAAGATGTAGAGCTGTTCATACTCAACTATGTTACCCAATTTCAATGAAACTAAGTTCAGTTTGAACCACTACCGAAGACACTCTTGGCTTTAGATCTAAAACATTCTAGATCAAGTGTCAGCACAAGCATGAAGCGACTAAGGCCTAATGCTCCGTGGCTTGGATGTAAGctcatctatatatatatagtgccAGCAGAAGAAGGCCTAATGTACAGCTAAAGCGGATATTCTGTAAAGACAATACTCAAAGGTATATGTTATGTTATAGCAATGAACAGTAGTCCAACAGTACTTAGTGCATGAGACATATTCTGCAAAACTGAAAATATGTAAGCAATGAAAGATTTAAATGCATCACATCACACTTACAAGGATAATTTTTGTTTCATCCAAGTCCCTCTGGATTTTCATTAATTTGTCAGCTTCCGCAGGGTCCTAAAAAATGATGAACATATCATGAGTAATGTATGCTTCCTTATGGGCAGATAGGGTGTAAAGGAATACAGGCATAATCCAGTATCAGCCACACAACAATAACCAATATCATTCAACCACAAGCATCACAAGATGTATCACATGATATAATATTACTTCAAAAAAATTAGCATGTTCCTTCTGGGCAGTCATCAGAGCAGTCCAGCTGGACAACTAACTCTTTATCACAGTGATTTGACTCTGGAACAACCAGATATTTATACATTCAACTCATACAATATAGTGTCAAATAAGACAATCCCAAAACAATCTTGTGGCATCCAAAACAAACACGTCACGTTGCAATGAAGATACCAGAAACAAAAATATTGGAATTCAATCCATTTATCTGACCTTTTCATAGAAAACAACCCAAAGTTATTAGCACCAACAATAGATGGTGATAATCTATACAAGGTTAGATCAATCAATACATGGGCAGAAAGTACTTGTGTTTCACATGAAGGTTTGAACCTGAAATTTTGTCAAGGCATCTGTCAGGAAAGCCCACTCTTGAGTTCCATCTGCAGTAGCAGATTTCCAGGAGTCCCCAAAAGCCTTCTGGTACTCATCAAGAACCTTCATGAAATCCATCATATGAACATCTGAATCTCATAAAGGGGCTACAAAGAAGTGCAGCATTTTGATAATAGATAAAGACTGCTCAGTAAGTTACTGAGTCTCATAAAAGAAACGCAGCATTTTGATAATTAAagccggctgccattagttttcaACCAATAATGAAAATTAAGGAACTAGCAAGGAACACACAGTTTTGACATTGCCGGTGACCAATGCACAGAACATTGTAGTTGTGTTGAGTGCAACTGTAACTACGGAGTATGTAGTATGCTAACAAGCAGCAAACTAATAGCGCCATTCATACAACTCACCTGTTTTTATACTAACAATGTTACGAGACACTGTTCAGATTAACAAACTTTAAACAAAACTGGATGAAAAGTGGCTGACTACAGCTTACAATTGGTAAACTGAACTTAAACCAAAAGTAAAGGCAAATGGGAGTTTCGGGAATAATTGTTGGTACCTTATTCAGGAGAGAAAATGCACTTCGTACAGGATAGTGATCATCCATGAACGCCACCGCACAAAGCCCATTTCTGTTGTGGGAGTGGACCTTGTATTCTGAAATAAAAAGAGATTGTCCGTCACAACAGCATGCGGGAATCAACAACAAAAATGTATTCCAAATCGCTAAAGCAAACAGGGTCAGCCATAATGTTTTGATCGCCTAGCTACTAcaagatgcaagtgcaaatgGTTCAGGCGTTGCTCGAATTTTCTTCAGATGATGAACAGTCAGCACAAACACAACTTGAGTAATAAGATCAATTGCAACATTAGATGCATCAACAGACAGCACTTCTTTCCAAACACGCAGCACAAACAATCTCAATACTCCTTGCTACGGCCATCAAACCACCAGTGGATCTATAGCCGAAGGCTGCCCATGGACAATTTAGTACGAACCCCGGATCTCCTCATGGGATCCGAAAGCCGATCAGATCTGAGGAGGTTACCTTCGTGCTGGACGGACTGCCGCTGGCCTGGCTGGGTGCGCTGAGCGACGGTGCGGGCAACGAAGACGATGAACTCGCGGGCGGCGCTGCGCTGGAAGTAGCCGAAGTGGCTGACGTCCGTCGCGTTCGCGAGCACCACCGCCTCCGGGCCCGACTCGCCGCCGGACGAGGAGCTCCCGGCTCCGGAGGTCGACGGCTTCAGCACCAGGAGCGCCGTAATCTTCATCCCCTCCACGCAGAGATCTGCGCGCACACGACCTCTTGGCTTCCCCCCGAAACGGCAGGATGGATGGACGGAGATCGCAGCCAAGGAAAGCAAGCGCCCCTTTCCTTTTCTGTTGGATTCGGTCGCACCCCACTACCTTAGCACGAGAACAAGACGATTCCCACAGAAGAGGAAGATGAGTCTGACAGTGGGCCCAGCTTGACAGCCCAGAACCAACTTGTCTACGTCATgtgggatatttaacttttttacCACTATCACGGATGCTGACTCCTCGTGTAGCATTCTTAGGGCCGGTTTAGATccgaaatttttggcaaaatgacgCTGTAGcagtttttgttgttatttgataattagtgtccaattatagtctaattaggtttaaaagatttgtctcgtggatttcgtctaagctgtgtaattagttttattttttatttatatttaatacttcatgcatgcgtccaaagattcgatgtgacggagaatcttgaaaaatttggcattttgggagggaactaaacaggcccttactaACGCGATATGATTTTAACAATAGAAAAAGAAACAAGCTGTTAAAAATATCATTTTTGCTCACGTGGCACGTCACGCACGCAAACCACAATGACGCTGAGTCATTAGCCAATGCGAAAAGACTATGCTACCCTTCCCCTCTTCCTTTCGCTTAGGCCCCATATTAAAGAATGGACGGCTCAGGATAGCTGCTGGCTGATATTTGTATACTTGTATTTTCAAAACATTTCTTCTTTAATTTTTAAAGGGAAAAAGAGCGCATATGACGCCATTAAGATGTCATGGCTAAGAGTAGAGCACGGCGTGCGTACGATTCAAGCCAGTGTTTGGCATGCTCTTACGAGGCCGACGAGGGGCTCCTTAGAGCCATGATCTTCCGCAGCGTGGCGGCGTCGTGCTTCTGCTCGTCGCCCCGCCGTCTTCGACGTTATCTGCAGGTCGGCCTGCTCCGGAAGCCCACGACGGAGCACCCTGGCTACGCCCTGCCTCCGCAGACCCTGGGGACCAGGACACCCTTGACGACGTACCCCTCGCTGAGATCGTCACGTCCACCAGCTTTGCGGCGCACGTGCTCGAAGGCGTTCAGAAGGATGAGTGTGAGCTCAGCCATAAGTCCGACGACAAGACCATGGGAAGTTGCAGAAAAACGTCGATCCACTACTAGATTCTTCCGAATTAATCCAACAAAATATAAAATACATTGCACACAGGAATCAAATAGGATGCAAACGGAAAAATTTGGCAACTGACAACCGGACTTCATTGCCATTGCATCTTGATAGTTAAATTACAGCAGTGAACCAACTACTGCATGATTCAACAGAGAACCCAACAAACTACAGAACCCAGCACATCTCTACACCTTCTGAACTGACAGGGATGATAGATCCAACGACTACAACTTCGACTCCACGGCGACGACGCTCTAGGCCCTCTCCCCACGGATGCGGCGGGCGAGCTGGATGTCTTTGGGCATGATGGTGACGCGCTTGGCGTGGATGGCGCAGAGGTTGGTGTCCTCGAAGAGCCCGACGAGGtaggcctcggccgcctcctgcagcgcggcgacggcggagctctGGAAGCGGAGGTCGGTCTTGAAGTCTTGGGCGATCTCACGCACCAGGCGCTGGAAGGGCAGCTTGCGGATCAGCAGCTCCGTGCTCTTCTGGTACTTGCGGATCTCACGGAGCGCGACGGTGCCGGGGCGGAAGCGGTGGGGCTTCTTCACTCCGCCGGTCGCCGGGGCAGACTTGCGCGCCGCCTTCGTCGCCAGCTGCTTCCTCGGCGCCTTGCCGCCGGTGGACTTCCTCgccgtctgcttcgtgcgggccattgCGGTAGTGGGGAGGGAGGCTAGGACTTTGTTTCACGGGAGGATTCTTCTGCTGGGGATTGCTCGAGAGATTTGAGATTGCTTGGTGGGATGGAGTGGGGAACGGCGGGGTGATTAAATAGGGGACGGGTGGGCGGGAGAGTGGGGAATTTTGGGGGCAGCGGCGGGGCTTCGTGGAGGGAAATGGGGTTTCGAGCGTTGGATTGGAGGAGGACGGACGGCCTGGATTGGGTTGCGGGTGTGCACGCGGATCGTGGCGGAGCGATCCGTGGGAAGGAGGTTCCTGCGTTCTGATTGGCTGGAATACGAAGAGAAGGGTGGTGTGGTGTGGGGAGGAATTCCTGCATCGTGATTGGTTGGTTAACGCGCTCCGCGGACTGCGGGTCTGCTTCTGCTGCGAAGCGTGGAAGGCTAGCCTGGTTTCAACTTTCACCCGCaacttgttgtaaaaaaaaacaccTGCAACTCCGCAAGAAAAAATCATTTTGCAACCTCACAAAGTCCATGCATACTTAGTCTTCAACTTTTTTTGAAGAATCATCCATAGTCTCGGAACTCTTttcaataaaaaaataatttgcaACGAGTTGACATAAAATCTTACAAAATATTGCTAactcttttagcaaaaaaaacACAGAcgctaaacaaaaaaaaaacatgcactACTGACTATGAATGTGGAAACttttgccctgttcgtttggctgataagctatggctgaaagtactgttggctgatttgttgtgagagaaaaatactgttcattagctaaaaaagtacggcttataagacaAACGAATATAACGTTTATTTTTAGAACAAAAGCTCCGTCCGTTAAGATGAACTATTGCAATCGGAACTGCAGCAATTCTGCAAGAAGCTAAGGAGATATTGCCAAACAAAATCATGAAAAGAAGCTAAAGAGTGCTGGACACATCAGTCTACATTGTTCGTTGATCGTCTTGTGTACATCAGTCGGAAGGATGTGAAGCCCGCCACCAACTTTTCCACCTCGTTCAAAATTACTAATGCGGAAAATAGAATACTACATTTGTGCCGAAAAAAATCTTAGCCACATATTTCCAAGTGTTGTCAAATATTCGTAAATCAAGTCCTAGATGCAACCGTACAAAGATGTTACGCGAATAGAAAAAGTCTATTTAACCCCCACTTTTcatacatggtctacttcacccccaactatgaaaccgtctgttttacctcatgaactttccaaaaccgtctattttacccctcggacggtttttgacagcggtttgctacagtaacgatgGTTGCTACAGTAATGGCTTTTTGAATTTTCcccggtgaatttttgaaaaatcacagtaaatcatagaaaaatcataaaataaaaaatctaattttgttggactccacatgagtagatctacatagtgaatatataatacggtatgcttttgtctaattttgtctgtaattaattggaataattcatagctgcagcttctatggtccaattgtggtaaatttttatggtacgctaattattgtatgcttgaactatagtaaaaatttcgtactcattggactatatataacttagttatagataaattctaattaattacaaacaaaattggattttccaattaatctaaagctacaaaaaaattatactaaagcataccgtattatatattcactgtgtagatctactcatgtggagtccaataaaattatattttttattttatgatttttctatgatttactatgatttttaaaaaattcaccgaaaataaataaaaaaaaagaaattcaaaaccaccggcactgtagcaaccctgctgttactgtagcaaaaccgccgctggaAACCgctcagggggtaaaatagacggttttagaaagttcagggggtaaaacagacggtttcatagttggggggtgaagtagaccaagtatgaaaggtgggtgggttaagtagactttttccttacgCGAATTATGGTCACACATCAGCTAAGTCTAGATCGATTGATGATGGCCTATATATGCAGCGATGGAGATCAAGTGCAGTAAGACCGACCAACAAGACAACTACATAGATTTCACACTCGTTCTTGGTTCGAAAGACCCATGAACACCTCCAGTCTAGGAAGACCCATCCAAGAGAAACATAGCGGAGTTGCCCTTAGATCAGCAAGAACACCTATACTAACAAATCTCGCCGAGAAGGTGCCGGACAATATGGGGTTGGAAGAGGTAAAAATAGGAAAAAAgggtagtagattgattttttTATCCATTGTGTGTGGGTGACCTCAAATGGTCGGATCCCCTAATATACTTAAAAGGGGTGGTCTTATCCATATGCGAAACATTTTCCATACTAGATATGTGTTTCACACGATATTTGGCAAGTTTGCATCGAATTTGGATTGATGTAGACTAGGAGAGCCAAAATAAGCCTAGGTCAGTTTGGCCTATTTCAGCCAATGAATGGTAGACCCTGCCTTAGTCGATCTTTATTAGATTTTGTCAATTTTGCCCTATTTTAACCCCTTTTGATTGTAACTATTTCCCAAAACCGTGTTTAAACTCCTCGGACACTTTTTGTTGTCAACACGAAGATGGGGATTGAACTGGGACTCTAAAAATTTAATCACAACAAATCTTAGCATACGTATTTCTATCACACCCTGCTTGCTGTTCTTGTCCTAGGGCTAAAAGATTCGCACTGAGCTAGGCCCAACACAGTAAACATGTCTTCAACAAAGGGCACACTAAGATATTATCCTTAATTGCATAATCAGCTAATGCAGCTTTACAaacacaatacaagtcgtgatggtactcacaagcaagttggaggtcgatcagtcgatgcagccttatttgctgaagaactcgctgaaatatacattactcctactcctaacgcGACGGTGAAAAccggaaagattgtattgattgaattttttttacaataaccagggtctaatatttatacccggaacctaaacatgagcCCTACTCAAATACCAATCATTATAatttttggaataaaagaaaacttcctaactaaataaaaacttggaccctaatttttcttatttgtagagtccgacacatcttcctggCGTCATTTAAGTATAACTCATTGACGCCATCTATTGACATCTTCtgtaaaatagtcgattctaacatcgcatctaaatcaactgataccgattcacatctaatcgattccttgatgacacaatcctagaagcttcgagATCCTGCGTTcttctcaaattttggtgtaaacacatacccCCAAATTttggataaaaataattttattccaaaaattATATTTATCTGCTCACCATGTTGCGACTGCTCATTCCAAAATATATGTGTGACTCCTGATTTCTCAGGCCGAATTCTATATAATGTCCCAATAGTATCATTTCTAACTGGCTCGGCCTGCTTACTTTCTCCCTTTCTCTTGAACAGTCAAAACCGCCACCACCAAAACCTTAGCCCTGGCTGATCTTCCGCTCTACTAAACTTCTGTTTCAAGCCACCTTTCTACAATCTTCCTCAGATCTAGACCCATTTCGggctgcaatggcgaccagcAATCACGTTCCT
Coding sequences within:
- the LOC136450829 gene encoding VAMP-like protein YKT61, with translation MKITALLVLKPSTSGAGSSSSGGESGPEAVVLANATDVSHFGYFQRSAAREFIVFVARTVAQRTQPGQRQSVQHEEYKVHSHNRNGLCAVAFMDDHYPVRSAFSLLNKVLDEYQKAFGDSWKSATADGTQEWAFLTDALTKFQDPAEADKLMKIQRDLDETKIILHKTIESVLARGERLDSLVEKSSDLSAASQMFYKQAKKTNSCCTIL
- the LOC136450831 gene encoding histone H3.2, giving the protein MARTKQTARKSTGGKAPRKQLATKAARKSAPATGGVKKPHRFRPGTVALREIRKYQKSTELLIRKLPFQRLVREIAQDFKTDLRFQSSAVAALQEAAEAYLVGLFEDTNLCAIHAKRVTIMPKDIQLARRIRGERA